A region of Paenimyroides aestuarii DNA encodes the following proteins:
- a CDS encoding Pycsar system effector family protein has product MELLLKAESYIFKLFKDKLSSEYMYHDYLHTLRVVTAVNELISGMSILEPDATALRLAAWFHDSGYVDGCENHEEKSCAIFKDFLAEYQFETVDTEKVCSLILATKCAHFPENLLEMCMKDADFYHFTLDNYSELAELLKVEIEKTCDKQIAEVDWCNENLIFLTQKHYFFTDYAKQNWQPKKEKNLSKIRENLEKLKNNKKGKSKELKAKKLEKLERPERGIDTLFRVTLNNHTQLSAIADSKANILLSVNSILITISLTVIIPKLDSPSNAHLIIPTFILLIFSVVTIVYTILATKPKVSSNTISKADIEQRKANILFFGNFHQLQLTDFNEAMNDLMKDRDYLYDTLIKDLYFLGLVLNKKYKRLSIAYTVFMYGIIISVAAFCFAFIRI; this is encoded by the coding sequence ATGGAACTTTTATTAAAAGCCGAATCATATATTTTTAAGCTGTTCAAAGATAAACTATCTTCTGAATATATGTATCATGATTATTTGCATACTTTGCGAGTGGTGACAGCTGTAAATGAGTTGATCAGCGGCATGTCTATTTTAGAGCCCGATGCCACTGCATTGAGACTTGCTGCTTGGTTTCACGATTCGGGCTATGTGGATGGATGCGAAAATCACGAAGAAAAAAGTTGTGCAATTTTTAAAGATTTTCTTGCGGAATACCAATTTGAAACAGTAGATACAGAGAAAGTGTGTAGCCTTATTTTAGCTACAAAATGTGCTCATTTTCCTGAGAATTTATTAGAAATGTGCATGAAAGATGCCGATTTTTATCATTTTACGCTAGATAATTACAGTGAATTGGCAGAATTGCTAAAAGTTGAAATTGAAAAAACCTGCGACAAGCAAATTGCAGAAGTGGATTGGTGCAACGAAAATTTAATTTTTCTAACCCAAAAACATTATTTTTTCACCGATTATGCCAAACAAAACTGGCAGCCTAAAAAAGAAAAAAATCTTTCAAAAATCCGTGAAAATCTAGAAAAGTTAAAGAACAATAAAAAAGGCAAAAGCAAAGAGTTAAAAGCAAAGAAGTTAGAAAAATTAGAGCGGCCAGAACGTGGTATAGATACCTTGTTTCGTGTAACTTTGAACAACCACACCCAATTAAGTGCCATTGCAGACAGCAAAGCCAATATTTTGTTGTCCGTAAATTCTATACTAATCACCATATCGCTAACGGTAATTATACCAAAATTAGACAGTCCAAGTAATGCACATTTAATAATACCTACTTTTATATTGTTGATTTTTAGCGTGGTAACAATTGTTTATACCATTTTGGCAACAAAACCAAAAGTGAGTTCAAATACCATTAGCAAAGCAGATATTGAACAGCGCAAAGCGAATATTTTGTTCTTTGGAAATTTTCATCAATTGCAATTGACCGATTTTAACGAGGCGATGAACGATTTAATGAAAGATCGCGATTATTTATATGATACACTCATCAAAGATTTGTATTTTTTAGGTTTGGTTTTAAATAAAAAATACAAAAGATTGAGTATAGCCTACACGGTTTTTATGTATGGAATTATAATTTCGGTAGCCGCATTTTGTTTTGCTTTTATACGGATTTAG
- a CDS encoding GAF domain-containing protein: protein MSEELNLGLDYFNESPLYSVISFHKVIDALQEIAKETETPYRAIYAQSLLEDVAKVPQLYTGITSKKEIYDNLPLIHNLLADLFPTALTHNEIKAVSLPLQNFNFNFTQRFQKIINEAGEAFEINFREFNSDEYYIFSCCIILNSWYGENFDVSRPMFYDIPDKNGVIKHYRITLNVDFTELIPTEKAQEITPEDIKTLKRNYNNIAIWKEKFPINSWILKGFGIITLTDVTTENTISNIKTNLLKPGQEGMSITAGKEIFQSIFKQKDIDYGIFFVNDIHFDFIDLPLAADFKSVFKLPKNTPKDIVAAAKKFFKQFNNAINYYCVTDILELYHQKDWLPYLKYLESKNIRSFILAPIKKTDAYQAYIELTSGTPFALHTVNANKLNDVMPLINDTFVKYQIDVKNELDAIIQREYTNFHPSVNWKFEEQAKNYYFAKTHNKEAVLKEIVFDAIYPLYGETDIQSSTKLRNKAMLADLRKQLKEILKVLEAIKPIENSILFQQRINEIAYFQNQLKTHHFVAESQIYRYITDTIHPLFKQLSEKDEFSAIIEKYKEHLDEKHELFWHQRKKYEMALQTVNKQLTDILDSEQIAAQKLYPHYFERFRTDGVEHNLFIGNSITPTQIYDIMYLHNLRLWQLQVMCKAVVMHQYLKPQLHFDMQLTSLILAYNEPISIKFRMDEKRFDVESNDDVRFELIKKRLAKALIKNTQERLVQANQLTIVYLSDADKIDYLSYIDFLKNKQYLIGETEFITVEDLQGITDLKALRVRINKDFNTADFKVFTYTDYVDYLTKSV, encoded by the coding sequence TACGATAATTTACCTTTAATTCACAACTTATTAGCAGACCTTTTTCCTACTGCTTTAACGCACAATGAAATAAAGGCGGTGAGTTTACCGTTGCAAAATTTCAATTTTAATTTCACACAGCGTTTTCAAAAAATAATCAACGAAGCGGGGGAAGCTTTTGAAATTAATTTTCGCGAATTTAATAGCGATGAATACTATATTTTTAGCTGTTGTATTATTCTAAACAGTTGGTATGGCGAAAATTTCGATGTTTCAAGACCAATGTTTTACGATATACCTGATAAAAACGGCGTTATTAAGCATTACAGAATCACGTTGAATGTAGATTTTACCGAATTAATTCCAACAGAAAAGGCGCAGGAAATTACCCCAGAAGATATTAAAACACTGAAACGCAATTACAATAATATTGCCATTTGGAAAGAAAAATTTCCAATTAATAGTTGGATTTTGAAAGGATTTGGTATCATCACGCTAACCGATGTAACCACCGAAAACACTATATCAAACATTAAAACAAATCTTTTAAAACCCGGTCAGGAAGGTATGAGTATTACCGCGGGTAAAGAAATTTTTCAATCTATTTTTAAACAAAAAGATATTGATTATGGGATTTTCTTTGTAAACGATATCCATTTTGACTTTATCGATTTGCCGCTGGCAGCCGATTTTAAAAGTGTTTTTAAACTTCCTAAAAATACCCCAAAAGACATTGTTGCTGCTGCAAAAAAGTTTTTTAAACAATTTAACAATGCGATTAATTATTACTGTGTAACCGACATTTTAGAACTGTATCACCAAAAAGATTGGTTGCCTTATTTAAAATATTTGGAATCAAAAAATATTCGCAGTTTTATTCTGGCTCCCATTAAAAAAACCGATGCTTATCAGGCATATATAGAACTCACAAGCGGCACTCCTTTTGCCTTGCACACAGTAAACGCAAATAAGCTAAACGATGTAATGCCACTTATCAACGACACGTTTGTTAAATATCAAATCGATGTAAAAAACGAACTTGATGCGATCATTCAGCGCGAATATACCAATTTTCACCCAAGCGTAAACTGGAAGTTTGAAGAGCAAGCAAAAAACTATTATTTTGCAAAAACACACAACAAAGAAGCCGTTTTAAAAGAAATTGTCTTTGATGCAATTTATCCGTTGTATGGTGAAACCGATATTCAATCATCAACCAAACTACGAAACAAAGCCATGCTTGCAGATTTGCGCAAGCAATTAAAAGAAATTTTGAAAGTGCTTGAAGCCATTAAACCCATTGAAAATTCCATATTATTTCAGCAACGAATCAATGAAATTGCTTATTTTCAAAATCAATTAAAAACGCATCATTTTGTAGCAGAAAGCCAAATTTATCGCTACATAACCGATACCATTCACCCTCTTTTTAAACAATTAAGCGAAAAAGACGAATTTAGCGCAATTATTGAAAAATATAAGGAGCATTTAGATGAAAAACATGAGCTTTTTTGGCATCAACGCAAAAAATATGAAATGGCTTTACAAACTGTAAACAAGCAACTTACCGACATTTTAGATAGTGAACAAATTGCTGCACAAAAATTGTATCCCCATTATTTTGAACGTTTTAGAACAGATGGTGTGGAACACAATTTGTTTATTGGCAACAGCATCACACCTACACAAATTTATGACATTATGTACCTGCACAATTTGCGCTTATGGCAATTGCAAGTCATGTGCAAAGCTGTGGTGATGCATCAGTATTTAAAGCCTCAGTTACATTTTGATATGCAATTAACGAGTTTAATTTTAGCATACAACGAACCTATTTCGATTAAGTTTAGAATGGATGAAAAAAGGTTTGATGTGGAAAGCAATGACGATGTTCGGTTTGAACTTATTAAAAAACGCTTGGCAAAGGCTTTGATTAAAAACACCCAAGAGCGCTTGGTACAAGCAAATCAACTAACCATTGTTTATCTAAGCGATGCAGACAAAATTGATTATCTAAGTTATATCGATTTTTTAAAAAACAAACAATACCTTATTGGCGAAACCGAATTTATTACTGTTGAAGATCTGCAAGGCATCACCGATTTGAAAGCCTTGCGGGTGCGCATCAATAAAGATTTTAACACAGCTGATTTTAAAGTGTTCACTTATACCGATTATGTTGATTATTTAACTAAATCCGTATAA